The Dyadobacter sandarakinus DNA window GTCCAAATACATTGATAGCAGAGAAAAGCTTGCTTTTTGCAACATTTCTCAGGGCAATTTTCAGATAGTTTTTAATCATGGCAAGATGGGTTGGCGGTCGGCGGTCGGCTGTCGGCGGTCGGCAGTCAGCAATCGGCTTTCCGCTATTGAATCGTTTTTATTAAATTTATAAATTATGTCAGATCAAGTACAGATAGTAAATCAAATCCCCTCCCAAAAACCAACAGCCGAAAGCCGACTGCCGACTGCCGAAAGCCAAAATCCCCTCCTCCATCCTCCCTTCCTCCGTTCCTCCCCGCCCCCCCTACTCCGCCTTCAAACTTTTCACCGGATTCATCAATGCAACCCTGATACTCTGATAGCTGATCGTCAGCATGGCGATGACCACTGCCGCAATTCCTGCTCCTGCAAAAATCAGCCAGCTCAGCGCAATGCGGTATTCAAAACCCTGCAGCCATTTTTGCATCAGATAGTAGCCTATGGGCGATGCCAGCACAATGGCTATGATTACCAGCTTTACAAAGCCGGCGGAGAGGAGTGCCACAATGGATCCTGCCGACGCCCCTGAAACTTTCCTGATCCCAATCTCCCTGGTCCGCCTTTCTGCTGTAAAGGTTGCGAGGCCGAAAAGGCCCATGCAGGAAATGATCACCGCTACCGTCGCGAAGGTGTTGAAGAGCGTCGCAGTACGTTGTTCGTCTTTGTAAAGCCTGTCGTAGGTATCGTCGAGGAAGTTGTAGGAAAATACCTGATCGGGTACCATTTTCGCCCATAGTTTCTCCGCGGCTTTCACCGCTTTTTCCTCCTGGCCGGGTACTGACTTTACATACATGGCCCCTTTCCATCGCTGATCCTGAAAGAGAACCAGAGGCTGTATTTTCTCACGTAAACTTTTATAGTGAAAATCGCGCACCACACCCATCACCACACCTTTTATGCCCCTGAACTGAAACCATTGCCCTACCACCGGTTTGCGCAGGTTTAGCTTTTTGACAGCGGTTTCATTCAGGACCACATTATCCTGATCGGCCCTGTTATTCGCGCGAAACCACTGGCCGTCAGCCATTTTCAGCTTGAACATCACGTTGAAATTACTTTCGACAGAAATCTGGGAGACAGTCGGGTTAAAATCTTTCGGGCGGCCTTCCCAGTCGTAGGAGCCTGAGGAGCTGCTGCCGATCTGCACGATATTCTGCCCTGCATTACTTGCATCGGCTATGCTCGATTCTCTGAGGAGTTCGGTTTTAAACGCAGTATTGTCTGCGCCTTCCGGTAATCTGAAAGTAAAAACATGCGCCCGGTCATAGCCGAGTTCCTTTTCACGGATAAACCTCATCTGTTGGTAAACCACCAATGTTGCAATCAGGAAAACAATGGTGACCGAAAACTGTACGACGACGAGGCTCTTGCGAAAACCCGAGCTTGTGGTACCCAGCATCAAACTGCCACGCAGGACTTCAAATGGCCGGAAGGAAGCAAGGAGCACTGACGGATAGATGCCCGTCAATGCAATGCCCAGCATGGTAGTTCCGGCCAGCACATAGCACCACGACGGATCTGTGAAGGTCAGGGCAAATGCCCGGCCTGTAAGTGCATTGAATGCAGGCATTAACAGGAACACCAGCCCTGTTGATATTCCCAGCGCGAGCAGACAGGTAATGACCGATTCGATCATAAACTGTCCGAACAAATGGGAAGAGCCCGCACCGAGCAGCTTTTTGACACCTACTTCCCGCGAACGTACACTGGCGCGGGCTGTGGTCAGGTTGACATAGTTAATGCAGGCTACCAGCAGGATTACCACTGCCAGTCCGAAGAAAGTATACACCGTCCGGTAATCGCCCTTACTCTGTGCGGCGTTCTGAATGTCCTTGTTGAAATGCATGGCGGCGAGCGGCTCCACTTCCAGGCTGGTATCCTTTGAAGGTTTTCCATGGTCATCGAGGCGCAGGTTGGACATCAGGCTGGTGAGTTGCCTGCTCAATTTGACACGGTTGGCGCCGGACCTGGTTACGAGGTAGGTCTCATAGCTGAACTGGCCCCAGTTGTTGTCATTTCTGAAATTTGCGGGATTGGACCAATATGCTTTTAAGGGCAGAATAAAGTCAAACTGAAAGCTGGAATTGGCTGGATTGTTGCGATAAACACCGGCAATCACATAATCAAGCGTATCGATCCGGATGGTTTTGCCCGCAACATCCGTATGCCCAAACAATACTTCGGCCCGCGCCGCCGTCATGGCTACCTGGCGCACGCCTGACTTGAACTGGGCGGCAGAACCGGAAATAAACTTGTAATCAAAAACATCAAACCAGTTGGCATCGACATAAGCGCCGTGCTCGCCCTTCACCTTTTTACCGTCCAGCCAGATCGTCATATCGTTCAGATCACTACCCTTCCGTGTGACGGCCTCAATTTCCGGGAAGCCTTTCAGATGTTCCGCCAGCATCATCGGCGTGGTTGACCAATGCCAGGTTTCTTCCTTACTCACTGACAAATGCGTGACGACATGTCCGATGCGCGCAGCCCGGGCATGGTAGGTATCGAAGCTCAGCTCGTTTTGAACCCACAAAAGAATAAAAACAGCCGTCACCATTCCGCCGGTCAGCCCTAAAATGTTGAGGGTTGTAAACAGGCGCGCGGCCAGCAGGTTCCTCAATGCAACTCTGATTTGTCTGAAAAACATGGACATGGGTTTTAGAAAAAGCCGGCCGGTCCGGCATCCGGATTGTTAATCATTTTTCAGGGAATGTACCGGGCTGAGCATTGCCGCGCGGATACTCTGGTAACTTACCGTGAGTAGCGCAATCGACAGTGCCAGTACGGCAGCCAGGACAAAGTACCATCCGGACACCGATATCCGGTAAGGAAAACCCTGCAACCAGGTGTTAGCCCCGTACCACGACAAAGGCAGGGCGATAAAGATGGACAGCATGACAAGTTTGACAAAATCGAGGGAAAGCA harbors:
- a CDS encoding ABC transporter permease, giving the protein MFFRQIRVALRNLLAARLFTTLNILGLTGGMVTAVFILLWVQNELSFDTYHARAARIGHVVTHLSVSKEETWHWSTTPMMLAEHLKGFPEIEAVTRKGSDLNDMTIWLDGKKVKGEHGAYVDANWFDVFDYKFISGSAAQFKSGVRQVAMTAARAEVLFGHTDVAGKTIRIDTLDYVIAGVYRNNPANSSFQFDFILPLKAYWSNPANFRNDNNWGQFSYETYLVTRSGANRVKLSRQLTSLMSNLRLDDHGKPSKDTSLEVEPLAAMHFNKDIQNAAQSKGDYRTVYTFFGLAVVILLVACINYVNLTTARASVRSREVGVKKLLGAGSSHLFGQFMIESVITCLLALGISTGLVFLLMPAFNALTGRAFALTFTDPSWCYVLAGTTMLGIALTGIYPSVLLASFRPFEVLRGSLMLGTTSSGFRKSLVVVQFSVTIVFLIATLVVYQQMRFIREKELGYDRAHVFTFRLPEGADNTAFKTELLRESSIADASNAGQNIVQIGSSSSGSYDWEGRPKDFNPTVSQISVESNFNVMFKLKMADGQWFRANNRADQDNVVLNETAVKKLNLRKPVVGQWFQFRGIKGVVMGVVRDFHYKSLREKIQPLVLFQDQRWKGAMYVKSVPGQEEKAVKAAEKLWAKMVPDQVFSYNFLDDTYDRLYKDEQRTATLFNTFATVAVIISCMGLFGLATFTAERRTREIGIRKVSGASAGSIVALLSAGFVKLVIIAIVLASPIGYYLMQKWLQGFEYRIALSWLIFAGAGIAAVVIAMLTISYQSIRVALMNPVKSLKAE